AATCACGGCGCCGAGGTGTTGGGGCCGGTTGCGGCCCCAACCCCTCACACACGTCACAGCTTCCGAAACCATCATCAAGTCAACAGCGCCAGCGCGGCGGATGGCTCACACCGCCCCAATTTTTCTGGCGACCTCTGACACCTTCCCCTGCGATTTCATCCGACTTTGCTAGAATCACGGCCTCATCACTTGCGCCGGATTAACGCTCATGTCCCACTCCCTGACGGTTGCCCTGATCCAGCAGTGTTGCTCGGGCGACACCGCCGCCAATCTCGAGACACAGACCCGGGATATCCGACGGGCAGCAACAGCCGGTGCACGCCTGATTCTGCTTCAGGAACTGCACAACACACTCTATTTCTGCCAAGTCGAAGACCCGGCCCTCTGCGATCTGGCCGAACCGATCCCCGGACCGACCACTGACCACCTCGGTGCCTTGGCACAGGAACTCGGTGTCGTCATCGTGGCCTCACTGTTCGAAAGGCGAGCTGCCGGCCTGTATCACAACACGGCCGTGGTGCTGGATACCGACGGACGCATTGCCGGGCGCTACCGCAAAATGCACATCCCGGACGATCCGGGCTTCTACGAAAAATTCTATTTCACGCCGGGCGACCTCGGGTTCTCCCCTATCGACACCGCCGTCGGCCGGCTCGGGGTGCTCGTGTGCTGGGATCAATGGTATCCCGAGGCCGCACGTCTGATGGCGCTGGCGGGCGCCGAACTGCTGCTCTATCCAACGGCGATCGGATGGAATCCGGACGACCCGGCAGCGGAACAGGCCCGGCAACGGGAGGCCTGGATCACCATCCAGCGCGCCCACGCGGTCGCCAATGGCATGCCCGTTCTGGCCTGCAACCGGACCGGGCACGAACCCGACCCCTCCGGCCAAACGGCGGGCATCCGTTTCTGGGGCAGCAGTTTCATCGCCGGTCCGCAAGGGGAAATCCTCGCTCAAGCTGCAGAAGATGCGCCGCAGATTCTCACGGCGACGATCGATCTGGCGCACGGGGAAGCCGTCCGCCGCATCTGGCCCTTTCTGCGCGATCGGCGCATCGACGACTACGGCGACCTCACCCGGCGCTTTCGCGACTGAGAACCATAGGCGCCAGAGCAGCGCCCACAGTCATTCGACCAGCGGGCACCCCGTCTGCTCCCGTATAATGCACAGCCTGTCCCAATGACCCGGTCGTCCCGCCATGATCCTCATCCTGAATACCGACACCACGCCCGAGAGCCCCTCATTCGCGGATCTCGCCCGTCACCTCGACGCATTGCCTCGCATTCGCTGGCGAGTACATCAGGAAAAGGGCGCCCAGCAGTTACTGACGGAAATTTATCTGATCGGTGAAACAGCCGCCCTGGATACGGCTGATATGGCGGCACTTCCGGGTGTGGACCGGGTGGTTCGCGTCTCGGAGCCCTACCGTATCCTCGGCCGGCATCAGGACGATCATCGCCCGAGCGAATTCGTCTATAACGGCGTGCACTTCGGACAGGACTCATTGCAGGTGCTGGCCGGCCTGTGCGCCGTCGACACTCCCGAGCATGTCGGACAGATGATGCGCGCACTGCAACAGAACGGTCAGGTATGCACCCGCATGGGCGCCTACAAGCCCCGCACCAGTCCCTATGCCTTTCAAGGTCACGGCGCGGCGTGCCTGCCCTGGGTCTTCGAGCTTGCCGGGAAATACGGCATTCGGGTCATCGCCATGGAAATTACCCGCGAGGCCCACATCGACGAAATCCAAGAGGCCCTGCATCGCACCGGAAACCCGACCGGCGTCATGCTCCAGATCGGCACCCGCAACACGCAGAACTTCGAGTTGCTCAAAGCCGCCGGACGCCAGCGCGAGATGCCGGTGCTGCTCAAGCGCGGCTTCGGCATCACGCTCGACGAATCGCTCAATGCCGCCGAGTATCTGGCCAGTGAAGGTAATCGCAATGTGATCTTCTGCCTGCGTGGGCTCAAATCCCACATGGGTGATCCGCACCGCAACCTCCTCGATTTCGGGCATGTTCCCGTGGTCAAGCGCCTCACCCGGATGCCCGTGGGGATCGATCCCTCGCATTCGGTCGGCACGCGCCACAAGGGCCCGGACCAGGTGCTCGATATTTTCCATGCCACCGCGCAAGGGATCATTGCCGGCGCCAACCTGGTGCTGATCGACTTCCACCCCGATCCAGCCAACGCGCTGGTCGACGGCGCTCAGGCGCTCACCCTCGATGAATTGCCGATCTTCCTCGAAGATGTGCGCATCGCACGGGACGCTTATCTGGAGCGTTGCACGCGGCTGCAGCGCGCTGTGGTCTGATGATCTCGAACCACCCGTCCCTGGACCCGACCGAGCACCGAGTCGGCCCGTTTCCCGGAAGCGCCGGTGCGCTATGGATTGCCGAATTGGCGCGTCGCCGGGCAGGGCTGCGACTGATCATTGCGTCCGACGCCCGCGCCGGGGAACGACTGGAAGCCGAACTCAACTTCTATTGCGCGCCCGATGGTCCCCCAATCTTGCATTTTCCCGATTGGGAAACCTTGCCCTACGATATTTTTTCGCCGCACCAGGACATCCTGTCCCAGCGCATCGAGACCCTGTATCGCCTTCCATCCCTGGAAACCGCGCTGGTCGTAGTTCCAGCCAATACGCTGCTGCAACGTCTGCCGCCGATTTCCTTTGTCACCGGTCACAGCCTCATTTTGCATGCGGGCGAGCGTCTTGATCCGCATGCGCTGCGGACGCGTCTCGAAGCTGCCGGATACCGCAGCGTATCGCAGGTCATGGAGCACGGCGAGTTCGCCCTGCGCGGTTCGCTCATGGACCTTTTCCCGATGGGAAGCGCCGAGCCCTATCGAATCGATTTGCTCGATGATGAAATCGATAGCATTCGCCCGTTCGACCCACAGACGCAGCGGTCACGCGAGATCATCGATCAAGTCCGGATCCTGCCCGCGCGCGAGTTTCCATTCGATGAGGAAGCCATCCGCCAATTTCGCCGGCGTTACCGCGAGCACTTCGAAGGCAACCCTCAGAGCAGCTTGATCTATCGCGAAGTAAGCGACGGCCATTCGCCAGGCGGCATCGAGTATTACCTACCGCTTTTCTTCGACGCGACGGCAACGTTGCTCGACTATCTGCCCGAGCACAGCCAGGTGATCCTCGAACCCGGGGCCGAGGACGCATTGCTATCGGTCTGGGATCAGATCCAAAACCGCTATGAGCAACGGCGACATGACCTCGAACGGCCCTTGCTTCCGCCGGGTGATCTGTTCCTGACACCGACCGAACTGACCGATGCGTGGACGCGCTTCGATCGCATTGTGATGAGTGACGAAGAGACACCGACCGATTCGACCGATCCTGGAAATGGCGCCTTGCCTCCGCCGGTCTTGCGGCGCAACCCCCATGCCAAACGTCCGCTGGATGAGCTGAACCGGTTTATCGAGACTTTCCCGGGCCGTATCCTGATCGCGGCCGAATCACCGGGGCAACGCGAGGCCTTGCTCGATGAGTTGCGCCCCTTCGGGCTGAAGCCGCAACGATGCGCCCATTGGACCGAGTTCCAAGGCGGCATGATGCCCCTGGCGATTACCGTGGCCCCGTTGGAACGGGGTCTGCTGAACAATGAGCTCGCTATCATCAGTGAAAGCCAGCTCTCTGGCGAACGCCCGCGGCCGCGGGCGCGCAAGGCAGTCTCTCGCGATCCGGCGGCCATCATTCGCGATCTGACCGATCTGCGTCCCGGGGCGCCGGTCGTCCACGAAGAACACGGGGTCGGCCGATACCTTGGGCTGCAGCTGATCGAGACCGGGGGTACGGCCGCCGAATTCCTCGTACTGGAATACGCCGGTGAAGACAAGCTTTACGTTCCCGTGGCGAATCTTCATCTGGTCAGTCGCTATACCGGGGCGGATCCGGAGCATGCCCCGCTGCACCGCCTCGGATCCGATCAGTGGGAAAAAGCGCGCCGCAAAGCGGCTGAACGTGCCCGTGATGTCGCGGCTGAACTCCTGGAGATCCAGGCACGGCGCGCTGCCCAGCGTCGCACGCCAGTCACCTTCGATGTCGCGGCCTATCATCAGTTCGCTGCGGCATTCCCCTTCGAGGAAACCGCTGATCAGTTGCAGACAATCGACGCGGTCATCCGGGACATCACCGGCCCCAACCCCATGGACCGGGTGGTATGCGGCGACGTGGGCTTCGGCAAGACCGAGGTGGCGATGCGCGCAGCGTTCATCGCTGTGCATGGCGGGCGGCAGGTGGCGATCCTGGTACCCACCACCCTGCTCGCCGAGCAGCATTTTCGCAACTTCCGCGACCGTTTCGCGGACTGGCCGGTGCGCGTGGAAGGACTGTCCCGCCTGCGCAGCACTAAAGAACAGAAGCAGGCCCTGGCAGCAATGGCCGAAGGGCAAGTCGACATCGTCATCGGCACCCACAAACTTCTGAGCAGCGAGGTGCACTTCAAGAATCTGGGACTGGTCATTGTCGACGAGGAACACCGCTTCGGTGTTCGCCACAAGGAGCGACTCAAGCAGCTGCGCGCCGAGGTCGACCTGCTTACCCTCACGGCCACGCCGATTCCCCGCACGCTCAACATGAGCCTTGCGGGACTGCGCGATCTGTCCATCATTGCCACCCCGCCGGTGGAACGCATGGCCGTGCAGACGTTCTCCAACGAATGGAACGATGTTCTGATCCAGGAAGCATGCCTGCGCGAGATCAAACGGGGCGGCCAGGTCTTCTTCGTCCACAATGAAATCCAGGACATTCAGAAAATCGCCGAGCGCCTTGGCGCCCTAGTGCCGGGCGCGCGCGTGCTCGCGGCCCATGGTCAGATGCCGGAGCGTGAGCTGGAACAGGTGATGCTCGATTTCTATCACCGCCGCGCAAACATTCTGGTCTGTACCACCATTATTGAGAGCGGCATCGACATCCCCACCGCCAATACGATTCTCATCCACCGCGCCGATCGTTTCGGGCTCGCCCAGCTGCATCAGCTGCGCGGCCGGGTCGGCCGCTCCCATCACCGGGCCTATTGCTATCTGATCGTCCCGCCACGCAAGGCCATGACGGCCGATGCGATCAAACGTCTGGATGCATTCGAGACGCTTGGCGCGCTGGGCAGTGGGTTCAGCTTGGCCACTCAGGATTTGGAGATTCGTGGCGCCGGGGAATTGCTCGGTGAGGGTCAAAGTGGCCACATTCATGAAGTCGGTTTCGGGCTCTACAGCGAATTATTGGAACGGGCCGTGCAGGCCATCAAGCGCGGGGATATCCCGTCGCTGGAATCCTCACAGGAATCGATTGCCACAGTCGACTTACGCCTGCCCACGCTCCTGCCCGAAAGCTATGTTCCCGACGTGGACTTGCGGCTGATTCTCTATAAGCGAATCGCGGGCGCCCAGGATCACAAGGCTCTGCGCGCGCTACAAGTGGAGCTGATCGACCGATTCGGCTTGCTGCCGACACCGAGCAAGAATCTCTTCATGCTGGCGGAACTCAAGCTGCGCATCACCGCGCTGGGCATCCACAAACTCGAAGCCGGCCCCGAAAAAGGGCGCATGGTGTTCAGCGAACAAACCACCGTGGATCCGGCACTCCTCCTGCCCTTGATCCAGAAAAGTCCCAATCGGTTCCGCCTCGACGGGGCCGATACCTTGCGTTTCACGTTGCCGATGACTGAACCCGAAGAACGCGTGAAACAGGTCGAAGCCTTGCTCGACTATTTCGAGTCTTCCCCGACGGCTGGCGAACGCCAAGTAATCTAAACGGACTCACCACCCTCGGGCGCAGCCCAGTGCTGAGCACGATGGACGACCGAATCAGCCCCAAAACACAAAACCCCCCGGTGCCTACGAAAGCGCCGGGGGGCTTTGTCTAGGCATGGCGATCAGAAATTGAATCCGACGCCCCCCTTGACGCTTATCATCTCGAAGCTATCCACCTTGACTTCTTCGCCTTGGCGATCACGCACCTCGGGGCTGTCGATATAACCGTATCGACCCTCGACGAAGAGATAGGACGCTTGGGAAACCGTCAGCAAAACACCGACCTTACCGACGATTCCAATCTTCATCGAACCCTGTACCTTGAGCAGATCGCCCGAATCCATCCAGGCGCGACCTTCACGGAAGTTCCCGATGAGCGGCCCAAGCCCGATATAAGGACTCACCAATGATTCCGGAGAAAATGTGTAAATAGCGCTGACCGCCACAGGAAGGATGCCCGGCTGCAGGACATTCACTTCGCCGGCATTGTTGTCACCCCCAATCACATCCCCAGCGCCCACATCGTTGATCTGAATTTCGGGAAAAATGATATCCAGATCGATCTCGGCACCAATACGGTCCGTGAACTTGTAGCCCAAGCTCCCGCCGAAGGCGATAACGTCGACATTCTCGGGTCTTTCCTCTCTGCTCTCGCCGGTATCGCCCGAAAGCTGAATATCGATAAACCGGCCGATGGACAGCGTACTGGTCTCTTGGGGACCGTCGACCCGCTCCACTTGGGCGTCTTCTGCCAAATTGAACTTGGGGCCGAACACGCCGCCGCCCAGCTGAACATAAAACTCGCCTGCCCTTGGACCAGCGGCATCCGCCGTTGAAACAGGCCCAAGACCCACTGCGAAGACCGCGGCAGCGATCATGCTCGACCAACCCCAACGGGAGCGGCTAACGGGGGCTCGGGGGTCAGAAATCTGAAAAACGTCCTTCATTATGCGTCGATCATCCATGTTGACAAACTCCATGCGCGCAATCGGGATTCACGGCGCACGAGTCGCGCCGTGGCCAGCGGCCCATCACTCAGCTACCCCCGGCTACGAACGGAAGGATGGATCCCGGAAAGGTCATCCCCAGACCGAAACGGATTTCCCGAATCTCCATGTCTTCGATCGGGATAGTATTGCCATCATCGTCTTTGAGTTCAGGCTCGTCGATCAGGCCGTAGCGCAGGCCCACAGTGCCGTACCATCGCTCATTGACTCGAAAACGCGCACCGGCATCCAGCACGTAGCCGACTTCGAATCCACCTTCGGCGCTAATCGTATCGGATGCTTCATTAAACGCGATGCGATTGCTCAAATCCGCAAACAGCACACCCGCACCGATGAACGGACTGACGATGTTGTCCGGGATGAAGGTATAGATAGCGGAGAGATTGATGGGGATAACCGCTGGCGCGGCAATTTTGATGGTGATGCTCTCCGGGTCGTTACTGACGACCCGACTCACCAGTGCACCCTCCAGGAGAATTCGGGGCAGCGTGAGACCCAGACCACCTTCGATCCCGAAGTGATCGGTAATCTGATAGCCGACCCCGCCATTCAAGGCGATGACGCCGCGGTTCTCCGGATCATCCCCGTGTTGCGCACGATCATCGCCCGCTGAAATGGTGACCGGTAAACGAAACCCGATCGGCCCGATGCCGATTCTCGGGACCGCGATATTCTGCTCCTGGGTGGTAGGCCCGATGGACGACTGGTTAGAGTCTTTCAGATTGAATTCAGGGGTGAACAAGCCACCGCCGAACCCTGCATAAAATTCCCCAGCCTTGGGACCCGCGGCTTCTACTGACAGAGACACTGACATTGCAAATGCCGCTGCCGCCAAGGACCACAGATACGTGCCGTTGCCCGCCCGGGTGACAGGGCTCTTGCCCTGCCCATAGCCCACCGTCTGACGCAATGACGGCTTCCTTGTCATTCTCTCTTTCCTCCATGATTCAGCTAGAGCCCCAGCTGGGCTCCGATCCACTGATTGATGAACACGATCCGGTTGGGCGCTCGACCCACGCATCACACGTGCTTGTGGGCTAACTGCAACGGACCGGTCACGACCCGTCCGGAAGCCAAACCCATGGCCTAGCAAATCGCTTTCCTGCCTGCAGGACAATCTTTCCCGAAACCCTGATTCATGCCGGAGCGGGTATCCATGACACCGCCCGATACTCATTTTGTAGTGAACCTTAGTGCAGGCCGATATGATTTGCAAATAGACTGCATTTGGCGTCAGAGAAACCGAATACAGCCCTGTGCACACCGTTGGCGAGCCGCTCCTCACCGATTCAGATGAAGCCGCATGACCAACGCATCCTCACGTCCGAGGCGTGCAGGATAATACCCTTTGCGCTCGCCAACCTTGACAAATCCATGGCGGCGATAGAGGGCGACAGCCTGACCATTGGATGGCCTGACCTCGAGCAGCACCTGTTCCACTCCACGCTGACGCGCCAGCGTCAGGATGCAGCCGAGCAGCCGTCCCCCGAGCCCCAGTCCCTGATAGCTGGGATCGACACAGAGATTGAGAATGTGCGCTTCGCCCGCAGCCATGGATGCAATGCAGTAGGCACGTAACGTCGCGAACTCCTCAAGTCCCCACGCCGTGTAACCGACGCGCAGACAATCACTGAAGATGCCCGTTGTCCAGGGATACTCATAGGCGCGGCGCTCGATCTCCATGATTGCCGGAAGATCGCGGACGGTGAGTGGCCGCTCCAGCACGCCGTCCCACCGTTGATTGGCGCTCATGGCTGCTCCGCCTCCAGCAACCGCCGCACTGCCTTGAGATCGTCCCACGCCCTTGCCTTCTCACGCGGGCTCCGCAAAAGGTAAGCAGGGTGATAGGTGACCCACACGGGTACCCGTCCGCCGGCCTCACCGATCTGAATTGAATGACACTGGCCCCGCAAGCGACCGATCGGGGTCGCGACCTGCAACAGGTTCTGGGCGGCAATGCGACCCACGGCAAGGATCAACTGGGGGGCGATCAACGCGATCTGCCGTTCGAGATAAGGGCGGCATGCCGCAGCCTGCGCCGGAGTCGGATCCGCGTTCCGGGGTGGGCGGCACTTCAGGATATTGCAGATATAGACCTGTTGGCGCTGCAACCCGATGGCGCGCAGCATCTCATCGAGCAATCGACCGGCAGGACCGACAAACGGCTCCCCAAGCCGGTCTTCTTCCGCGCCGGGAGCTTCTCCGACGATCAACAATCGAGCGCTGTGATCCCCGACGCCAAACACTGTTTGCGTCCGGGTCTGGCATAGCTCGCAGGCCCTGCACGCATCCACGCGCGCGCGCAGTGCCGTCCAGTCCAACTGGCCTATATCCGCCGTTGTCTCCGGTGTGGCAGGTCGCCCCTGAACGCTTGCGGAGGATGGTATGGACATGCCGACGTCCATCGTGGGGCTTTGTGGTTCGACCACCCGCGGTGTCCACTCGACGATTTCCAGGGAAGCCAGCGCTGCCCGACGTTCCGCAGCATCCATCTGGTTGTCCTCCAAGCGCCTCAGATTCCCCCATGCTGGGGATGGGCCCGATCCATCGGCGCCTTGAGCTTGTTCAAGGCATTGAGATAGGCTTTGGCCGAGGCGACGATGATGTCCACATCCGCACCCTGTCCATTGACGATATGCGCACCATCCGCCAATCGCACCGTCACGTCCCCTTGGGCATCGGTTCCCGAGGTGATGGCATTGACCGAATAGAGCAAGAGTGTTGCGGTCGCATCGCAGCCCTTGATGATCGCCTTGAAAACCGCGTCGACCGGGCCGGCACCCGTGGCCACCACCCGGCGCTCTGCACCGTCGATGCGCAAGGTCACCTCAGCCGATGGCAACTCTCCGGTCTCGGAACAAACCTTGAGCGAAACCAACTGTAGGTGTTCGTTGGCGCTGCTCCATTCGACATCGGTCACCAAGGCCAGCAGATCATCGTCAAAGATCTCGTGCTTTCTATCCGCCAGAATCTTGAAACGCTGAAACGCCTCATTGACTTCCGACTCGCTCTCCAGAACCACACCCAGTTCGCTCAGGCGAGTGCGAAAGGCATTTCGGCCGGAATGCTTGCCCAGAACGAGCCGATTGGTATCCCAGCCGACATCTTGGGCGCGCATGATTTCATAGGTTTCGCGGCTTTTGAGGACGCCGTCCTGATGGATACCGGATTCGTGTGCAAAGGCGTTGGCACCCACTATCGCCTTGTTGGGCTGCACAGGGAAACCCGTGATTGTCGAGACCAGCCGGGAACAGGGCACGATCTGAGTCGTGTCGATTGCAAGCTCCAGGTCATAAAAGTCGCGCCGCGTCCGCAGCGCCATCACGATTTCCTCCAGCGCTGCATTGCCAGCGCGCTCGCCCAGGCCATTCAGCGTGCACTCCACCTGTCGCGCGCCCTGGGTAACCGCCGCAAGGGAATTGGCAACCGCCAGCCCCAGGTCGTTATGGCAGTGAACGGAAAAAATCGCCTTGTCACTATTGGGAACCCGTTCGATCAGACGCCCGATGAGCGCGCCGAACTGCTCGGGAACGTTATAGCCGACGGTATCGGGAATGTTGATGGTGCGAGCGCCCGCCTTGATCACGGCCTCCACGATGCGACACAGGAAGTCAGGTTCCGAACGCCCGGCATCTTCCGGAGAAAACTCCACATCATCCGTATACTGACGGGCATGACGCACGGCCCATACGGCCTGCTCCACTACCTCGTCGGGCTGCAAACCGAGTTTGCGCTCCATATGGATCGGCGATGTCGCGATGAACGTATGGATACGACCACGGGCAGCGGGCCTCAACGCTTCGGCCGCCCGATCGATATCTTCACCCTTGGCACGGGCCAGCGCGCAGACGATACTCTCGCGCACCGTCTCGGCAACCGCACGCACCGCAGCGAAGTCATCCGGACTGGCAATCGGAAAACCCGCCTCGATGACATCCACACGCAAGCGTTCCAACGCGCTCGCGATGCGCAACTTCTCCTCACGGGTCATCGACGCACCCGGACTTTGTTCACCATCCCGCAGCGTAGTGTCGAAAATCATCAGATGGGGAATCGAGGATCCCATGTTCACTCTCCAAAGCCTGCTGGAACGCGCCGGCTAACGATGACCCGCCAGCATCAATCGAGAACGGCCCGCTTCCTGCGGCGGCGCCACGCGGCCTGAGCAACGCCGACGAGCATGTAGCCAAAAAAACCGAGAAACAAGATCAGCGGCGGATTGAATGCGATCAGAACCAATCCGCCGACCATGATCAGTAGATAACGAAACGGCACCCGCTCAGCGAGCTTGATGTCCTTGAAGCTGTAATAGCGGATATTGCTGACCATGAGCGCACCGGCACTGGCCGTGACCAATGCCGCCGGGATGCTCATGGTGACTCCGCTGATTCCGCTATCGGCACAGACCCACACCAGGCCGGTCACCGCCGCAGCCGCCGACGGGCTCGGCAGCCCGACGAAGTAGCGTCGGCTGATCTCAGTCGATTGGGTATTGAAGCGAGCCAACCGGAGCGCGGCACCGACGGCATAGATGAATGCGGTGAGCCAGCCAACCTGCCCCCAGTGCCAGCCAAACTGGGACAGTTCGCGCAGCGCCCAGAGATAGACGATCAAACTGGGCGCCAACCCGAAACTCACCATGTCCGCCAGGCTGTCGTACTCGCGACCGAATTCGCTCTGTGTATGGGTCAGTCGTGCAACCCGCCCATCCAGACCGTCGAGCAAGCCCGCCAGGAAAACGGCCATCGCCGCCTGCAGAAACAGCCCATCGATCGCCGCAACAATGCCATAGAACCCGCCGAAAAGCGTTCCAGTCGTCAGCAGATTGGGCAGCAGATAGATTCCGCGGCGGCGTGGCCGTCGGGGTTGTTGCGGCGCAGACGGCAGGGCGGATTCATCCACGTCAGGCATCGAGACTGCTCCTGTCACCCGTCACGGCAGATTCGGTCGCGTTATCTGCGACCGAAATCCTGAAAGTCGCTCGGCCCTGGGGCAGATGAAACCACGTCACAGTCGTCCCTGCTCAGGGAAGTCGTCGCACAATGCGGCTTGCATACCGCTCCGGGACTGCTCAGTTCCGGCTCTTGTCAACCAGCTTGTTCTTGGCGATCCACGGCATCATGCCGCGCAGTCGGGCGCCGACCTGCTCGATGCGATGCTCTTCCGCAAGACGCCGGGATGCTTTGAGCGTCGCATTTCCAGCCTGATTCTCCAGAATGAACTCACGGGCGAATTCACCGCGCTGGATCTCCGCGAGAATCTCGCGCATGGCCTGACGGGATTGTTCGTTGATCACCCGTGGACCTCGGGTGATATCGCCGTACTCGGCCGTATTGGAGATCGAGTAGCGCATGTTCGCGATGCCACCCTCATACATCAGATCGACGATCAGTTTCAGCTCGTGCAGGCATTCGAAATAGGCCATCTCGGGTGCATAACCGGCCTCGACCAAGGTCTCGAAGCCAGCCTGAACCAGCGCTGTTGCCCCACCGCAGAGCACTGCCTGTTCGCCGAATAGGTCGGTTTCGGTTTCCTCGCGGAAGTTAGTCTCGATGATACCGGCACGGCCGCCGCCATTGGCACTAGCATAGGCGAGCGCGATCTGCTTGGCCTGCCCGCTCGCATCCTGATGCACGGCGATCAGACTCGGCACGCCGCCGCCCTGCGTGTAGGTCGAGCGCACCAGATGCCCCGGCCCCTTAGGCGCAATCATGATCACGTCGAGATCGGCGCGCGGCACGATCTGCTGGAAGTGGATGTTGAACCCATGGGCAAACGCCAGGGCGGCACCTTCCCGGATGTTGGGCTCGATCACCTCGC
The genomic region above belongs to Candidatus Macondimonas diazotrophica and contains:
- a CDS encoding 2-isopropylmalate synthase; amino-acid sequence: MGSSIPHLMIFDTTLRDGEQSPGASMTREEKLRIASALERLRVDVIEAGFPIASPDDFAAVRAVAETVRESIVCALARAKGEDIDRAAEALRPAARGRIHTFIATSPIHMERKLGLQPDEVVEQAVWAVRHARQYTDDVEFSPEDAGRSEPDFLCRIVEAVIKAGARTINIPDTVGYNVPEQFGALIGRLIERVPNSDKAIFSVHCHNDLGLAVANSLAAVTQGARQVECTLNGLGERAGNAALEEIVMALRTRRDFYDLELAIDTTQIVPCSRLVSTITGFPVQPNKAIVGANAFAHESGIHQDGVLKSRETYEIMRAQDVGWDTNRLVLGKHSGRNAFRTRLSELGVVLESESEVNEAFQRFKILADRKHEIFDDDLLALVTDVEWSSANEHLQLVSLKVCSETGELPSAEVTLRIDGAERRVVATGAGPVDAVFKAIIKGCDATATLLLYSVNAITSGTDAQGDVTVRLADGAHIVNGQGADVDIIVASAKAYLNALNKLKAPMDRAHPQHGGI
- the pssA gene encoding CDP-diacylglycerol--serine O-phosphatidyltransferase; this encodes MPDVDESALPSAPQQPRRPRRRGIYLLPNLLTTGTLFGGFYGIVAAIDGLFLQAAMAVFLAGLLDGLDGRVARLTHTQSEFGREYDSLADMVSFGLAPSLIVYLWALRELSQFGWHWGQVGWLTAFIYAVGAALRLARFNTQSTEISRRYFVGLPSPSAAAAVTGLVWVCADSGISGVTMSIPAALVTASAGALMVSNIRYYSFKDIKLAERVPFRYLLIMVGGLVLIAFNPPLILFLGFFGYMLVGVAQAAWRRRRKRAVLD
- the ilvC gene encoding ketol-acid reductoisomerase, which translates into the protein MNVYYDKDADLSLIKARKVTILGYGSQGHAHANNLKDSGVDVVVGLRPGSASAAKAKQAGLEVADLADAVAKADVVMVLAPDEHQATLYREVIEPNIREGAALAFAHGFNIHFQQIVPRADLDVIMIAPKGPGHLVRSTYTQGGGVPSLIAVHQDASGQAKQIALAYASANGGGRAGIIETNFREETETDLFGEQAVLCGGATALVQAGFETLVEAGYAPEMAYFECLHELKLIVDLMYEGGIANMRYSISNTAEYGDITRGPRVINEQSRQAMREILAEIQRGEFAREFILENQAGNATLKASRRLAEEHRIEQVGARLRGMMPWIAKNKLVDKSRN